From a single Lewinella sp. LCG006 genomic region:
- a CDS encoding MarR family winged helix-turn-helix transcriptional regulator, with protein MKLEEAIQQTKFISEHQKAHLNILFSASWLSQRSVATLKPYGLTWQQFNILRILRGRHPEPATVKLLTERMIDKMSNASRLVDKLLAKGLVVRITSKEDRRRVDVSITDKGLKLLEEASADLENEMRFQKGYLTCSEAEELNRLLDKMRTLQEEASESCS; from the coding sequence ATGAAATTAGAGGAGGCCATTCAACAGACGAAATTTATCAGTGAGCATCAGAAAGCTCATCTCAATATCTTGTTTTCTGCTTCCTGGCTAAGTCAGCGTAGCGTAGCCACATTAAAGCCTTACGGGTTGACCTGGCAGCAATTCAATATCTTACGGATACTGCGGGGGCGTCACCCTGAGCCCGCTACAGTGAAGTTACTTACGGAGCGGATGATTGATAAGATGTCAAACGCTAGTCGCCTGGTAGATAAATTACTCGCTAAAGGTTTGGTGGTGAGGATAACCTCTAAGGAGGACCGCCGCCGTGTAGATGTAAGTATTACCGATAAGGGACTAAAGCTATTGGAAGAAGCTAGTGCTGATCTTGAGAATGAAATGAGATTTCAGAAAGGTTACCTGACCTGTTCCGAGGCAGAAGAGTTGAATCGCTTACTGGATAAGATGCGCACGCTTCAGGAAGAGGCTAGTGAAAGCTGTTCGTAA
- the proC gene encoding pyrroline-5-carboxylate reductase translates to MVVANIEISRKVTIKLRKCLLATKPSKIIPLQSLASHCINSLHFMKILVIGGGNMGLTYAQSFLRSHITQKEDMMILEKSPEKAAQLAQLNIGSVYGDPKDCLSLADLIILAVKPQDAPTLFEVLRPLVEEQQVYLSIMAGVKISTIANGLRARKIIRAMPNLPAQIGMGMTAYTASDEVTRIELVMVQNLLNTTGKTIYVEQESAIDATTAISGSGPAYVFYFMDAMMQAARGMGFNASEAELLVSQTFRGTVDLYNKSNFSCEEWIAKVSSRGGTTEAAMRTYQDRLVHEDIVAGAQAALARAIELGES, encoded by the coding sequence ATGGTGGTCGCAAATATTGAGATAAGCAGAAAAGTAACAATAAAATTACGCAAATGTTTATTGGCTACCAAACCTTCGAAAATTATACCTTTGCAGTCCCTAGCCAGTCACTGTATAAATTCCCTGCATTTTATGAAAATTCTTGTTATTGGAGGAGGTAATATGGGCCTTACCTACGCTCAAAGTTTTTTGCGTTCCCATATTACCCAAAAGGAAGATATGATGATTCTGGAGAAGTCTCCAGAAAAAGCAGCACAACTGGCACAATTGAACATTGGTTCTGTTTATGGTGATCCGAAAGATTGCCTGAGCTTGGCAGACTTGATTATTCTCGCGGTGAAACCGCAGGACGCCCCTACCCTGTTCGAAGTTTTACGCCCACTGGTGGAAGAACAACAAGTCTATTTATCCATCATGGCTGGGGTAAAAATAAGTACCATCGCCAATGGGCTACGTGCCAGGAAGATCATCCGCGCGATGCCTAATCTTCCAGCACAAATTGGCATGGGAATGACTGCCTACACCGCTAGTGATGAGGTGACGCGAATTGAACTGGTGATGGTCCAAAACTTGCTCAACACTACTGGAAAAACCATTTATGTAGAACAGGAAAGCGCCATCGATGCCACCACCGCCATCAGTGGTAGCGGCCCAGCTTATGTTTTTTACTTTATGGATGCCATGATGCAAGCGGCACGCGGTATGGGCTTCAATGCATCGGAGGCAGAACTGTTGGTGAGCCAAACCTTTCGCGGAACAGTAGACCTTTACAATAAGAGCAACTTTTCTTGTGAGGAATGGATCGCCAAAGTGAGTTCCAGAGGTGGTACCACCGAAGCAGCCATGCGCACTTACCAAGATAGGCTAGTACACGAAGATATTGTGGCGGGTGCCCAGGCCGCCTTGGCACGAGCAATTGAGCTGGGAGAAAGTTAG
- the kdsB gene encoding 3-deoxy-manno-octulosonate cytidylyltransferase — protein sequence MKFTAIIPARYASTRFPGKPLALIGGKPMIQRVYEQASACQLLADVVVATDDERIRQAVESFGGKVIMTRSDHISGTDRIAEVAMNLTDTDVVVNIQGDEPFVRVEQLEQLCSFFTQPEVAIATLAHPIAETAMITDPNVVKAVFTPTGRALYFSRASIPFLRGVDHQDWGNKGAHFQHLGLYAYRREVLLELTKLPPAPLEQAESLEQLRWLAADYPIYIGVTAHKSLGIDTPEDLVKAEVYWANTTR from the coding sequence ATGAAATTTACTGCTATTATCCCGGCACGCTATGCGTCAACTCGATTTCCAGGAAAGCCACTGGCGCTTATTGGTGGAAAGCCAATGATTCAGCGGGTTTATGAACAGGCTAGTGCTTGCCAATTACTTGCTGATGTGGTGGTGGCTACGGATGATGAGCGCATACGCCAAGCTGTAGAAAGTTTCGGTGGTAAGGTCATAATGACGCGTTCTGACCACATAAGTGGTACGGACCGCATTGCAGAAGTCGCCATGAATTTGACGGACACGGATGTGGTTGTAAATATACAGGGTGACGAACCCTTTGTCAGGGTGGAACAATTGGAACAGCTGTGCTCCTTTTTTACACAACCTGAAGTGGCGATTGCCACCTTGGCCCACCCAATCGCAGAAACAGCGATGATTACGGACCCTAATGTGGTCAAAGCTGTGTTTACACCGACCGGTAGAGCTTTGTATTTTAGCAGGGCCTCCATCCCTTTTTTACGTGGTGTTGATCACCAAGATTGGGGCAATAAAGGAGCACATTTTCAACATTTAGGACTTTACGCTTACCGCAGGGAAGTGTTGTTGGAACTAACTAAATTGCCGCCAGCTCCCTTAGAACAAGCTGAATCACTAGAACAACTACGTTGGCTAGCTGCCGATTATCCCATCTACATTGGAGTGACAGCACATAAGTCTTTAGGGATAGATACCCCCGAGGATTTGGTAAAAGCTGAGGTGTATTGGGCAAATACGACAAGGTAA
- a CDS encoding LysM peptidoglycan-binding domain-containing protein has translation MRFILVSVFFLLGCVQLQAQQDSVPYLSRTDTLFTYLHPMGEVMFTHEIKAKQTLFSLAKFYGLTLQELYAYNPHVSAHYSPGDRLSIPLPLKAIVRQVPPPAMLPSLALVYYRVQRGETVYGICKRTFEVTPEWLMQQNPELANGLKPGQLLRIGWVSTLGIPAEWREVRGGPYARLNHPLKLEYFRRSADRRITEERGAATWPKDLDDNSGFFCLHRTAPVNSLVEVYNPLTRQTMYLKVSGRLPERVYDRNTVVVVSPLAAKALGVRDDRFYVHLKHY, from the coding sequence ATGCGCTTTATACTCGTGTCGGTCTTTTTCCTGCTTGGCTGCGTCCAATTGCAGGCCCAACAAGACAGTGTTCCGTATCTTTCCCGAACCGATACCCTCTTTACTTATTTGCACCCCATGGGAGAAGTGATGTTCACCCATGAAATCAAAGCTAAACAAACCCTTTTTTCACTTGCCAAATTTTATGGACTCACCCTCCAAGAGCTTTATGCTTACAATCCGCACGTAAGTGCTCATTACTCCCCTGGTGACCGCTTAAGTATTCCTCTGCCCCTCAAGGCTATCGTCCGGCAGGTTCCTCCTCCGGCAATGTTGCCAAGTTTGGCCTTGGTTTATTATCGGGTGCAGCGTGGAGAAACGGTATACGGTATCTGCAAACGCACCTTTGAGGTGACTCCCGAATGGCTGATGCAACAAAACCCAGAGCTAGCCAACGGGCTAAAGCCCGGACAACTCTTGCGTATTGGCTGGGTCTCAACACTGGGTATTCCTGCCGAATGGCGAGAAGTACGTGGTGGACCGTATGCACGCCTCAACCACCCCCTCAAATTGGAGTATTTCCGTCGCTCTGCTGATCGTCGTATTACCGAAGAAAGAGGAGCGGCCACCTGGCCCAAAGATCTTGATGACAACTCCGGCTTCTTTTGCCTACACCGTACTGCTCCTGTGAACAGTTTGGTCGAGGTGTACAACCCACTTACGCGGCAAACCATGTACCTTAAGGTAAGCGGCAGACTACCTGAGCGTGTTTATGACCGCAACACAGTAGTAGTTGTATCTCCATTAGCCGCCAAGGCATTAGGCGTGCGAGATGATCGGTTTTATGTGCATTTGAAGCATTATTAG
- a CDS encoding T9SS type A sorting domain-containing protein — protein sequence MKNFLFLLSFLCFYSNIYSQIWDGDAMDNDWNNPTNWDTDLVPAVGALVVFPQSVDVISTGAVAPPAQVIVRGAGTIVKFDLDLTIGNGFTAVHSIQINSNASLIIGAGRTINLFPPNANNAINNGTTTVNASMTVEAGANLNIIIANRGLHLQSSSFLFTNNGTILIASCNNDGINLGPGATFNNNGNLTIGATNREGIDNSGVFNNDGDLIISSSNTKGIYNKPSGIFSNSGAITITDLSVPATTDDGIFSLGSFQNELTGEIIIGSMLDDAIEAQGGTFTNSGSISLSLPNSTTANHIGLSVGSTTTAIDFINDGTIEVVNGSNTIGRALAVFPGPGGANPVTTFTNNGMIILNDGIPNQRFFTQGVSVNGPTGTINTGTGRINVNLNTFQNNGLIVSNYPTLPGVFTALTGLSTNDGFYRTNSSSFSNGTAANITNNGIDMNDPAQTTFDLGGNCTVTVGGAGAAQLWNNSLGNLVGGPGPNLMFSNAFPDVSSATISASVIDVTLTLTNICAAAILPIELTRFTATPKEKSVMLAWETASEINNDYMAVERSSDARSFTEIGKIAGAGNSNSILRYQLEDTAPHNGINYYRLRQVDYDGTINYSNIVSATFNGKTGLPSLNLYPNVVKSGGSMEIDLTNFPQQPMTFRILNSQGQIMNNFSLVGGTRQSIETGNLPAGIYFLINTNTATKSSTKFVVTD from the coding sequence ATGAAAAATTTCCTTTTCTTACTCTCCTTCCTATGTTTCTATTCTAACATTTATTCCCAAATATGGGATGGTGATGCTATGGATAATGACTGGAATAACCCAACCAATTGGGACACAGACTTAGTACCAGCAGTTGGTGCGCTTGTTGTATTTCCTCAATCAGTGGACGTTATTAGTACGGGCGCAGTGGCTCCTCCTGCTCAAGTAATAGTCCGTGGTGCTGGAACTATCGTAAAATTCGACTTAGATCTCACTATAGGTAACGGATTTACTGCTGTACATTCTATTCAAATTAACAGTAATGCATCATTGATAATAGGGGCAGGTAGAACCATCAACCTCTTCCCTCCTAACGCTAACAATGCGATAAACAACGGAACTACAACGGTCAATGCTTCAATGACTGTTGAAGCTGGGGCTAACCTCAATATTATCATTGCGAACAGGGGTTTACACCTACAAAGTAGCTCCTTCCTTTTCACCAACAACGGTACCATTTTAATAGCCTCATGTAACAATGACGGAATTAATCTTGGTCCAGGTGCCACTTTCAACAACAATGGCAACCTTACCATTGGCGCAACAAATCGTGAGGGTATCGATAATTCAGGTGTTTTTAACAACGATGGTGACTTAATCATCTCCAGCTCAAATACCAAAGGCATCTACAACAAACCTTCCGGGATTTTTAGTAATAGTGGTGCCATCACTATTACGGACTTATCCGTCCCAGCAACAACTGATGATGGCATCTTCTCCTTAGGAAGTTTTCAAAATGAACTTACTGGAGAAATAATCATTGGTAGCATGTTGGACGACGCTATCGAGGCACAAGGAGGAACCTTCACAAATTCAGGTTCGATAAGCTTGAGTCTTCCTAATTCCACTACAGCTAACCATATAGGATTATCTGTTGGATCGACGACAACCGCAATTGATTTTATCAATGATGGTACAATTGAGGTAGTCAATGGCAGTAATACCATTGGGCGAGCTTTAGCTGTATTTCCTGGCCCTGGTGGTGCTAATCCAGTCACCACATTTACCAATAATGGCATGATTATTCTTAATGATGGAATCCCTAATCAAAGGTTTTTCACACAAGGAGTATCAGTCAATGGCCCTACAGGAACCATCAATACTGGTACAGGAAGAATTAATGTAAATCTAAATACGTTCCAAAACAATGGGTTGATAGTATCGAATTACCCAACCCTACCGGGAGTATTTACTGCACTTACTGGACTTTCCACCAACGATGGCTTCTACCGCACCAATAGCAGTTCGTTTTCTAATGGAACCGCTGCCAATATTACCAACAACGGCATCGATATGAACGACCCGGCCCAAACGACCTTCGACCTTGGAGGAAATTGCACCGTTACCGTGGGTGGTGCTGGGGCTGCTCAGTTATGGAACAACAGTTTGGGTAATCTTGTGGGTGGCCCTGGTCCTAACCTGATGTTCTCGAACGCATTTCCTGATGTAAGTTCTGCCACCATCAGTGCCAGTGTCATTGATGTCACCCTGACCTTGACGAATATTTGCGCTGCAGCTATTCTTCCCATTGAGTTGACTCGCTTCACGGCAACCCCCAAAGAAAAAAGTGTCATGCTAGCATGGGAAACCGCTAGTGAAATCAACAACGATTACATGGCTGTAGAGCGCAGCAGTGATGCCCGCTCTTTTACCGAAATTGGAAAAATAGCTGGTGCTGGTAATAGCAATAGCATCCTTCGCTACCAGCTAGAAGATACAGCTCCACACAATGGCATCAACTACTACCGCTTGCGACAAGTAGACTATGATGGCACCATCAATTACAGCAACATCGTCTCCGCTACTTTTAATGGAAAAACGGGCTTGCCTTCCCTTAACTTATACCCCAATGTGGTAAAATCTGGCGGAAGCATGGAAATAGATCTTACTAATTTCCCTCAACAACCAATGACTTTCCGCATCCTTAACAGCCAAGGACAAATAATGAACAATTTTTCTTTGGTAGGTGGCACGCGACAATCAATTGAAACAGGCAATTTACCAGCGGGTATTTATTTTCTAATAAATACGAATACTGCGACCAAATCTAGTACAAAGTTTGTGGTAACCGACTAA
- a CDS encoding pyridoxal-phosphate dependent enzyme, with translation MQYQENILHTIGNTPLVKINKVTVDVPALVLMKVETFNPGHSIKDRMALKMLEDAEAAGKIKPGGTIIECTSGNTGMGLAMAGCVKGYRSIFTTSDKQSKEKIDLLKALGAEVIVCPTNVTPEDPRSYYSVAERLSKEIPNSYWFNQYDNLSNRLAHYESTGPEIWKQTEGKITHMIVGVGTGGTISGTGRYLKEQNPDIKVWGIDTYGSVFKKYHETGEFDEKEIYPYITEGIGEDILPKNVDFSIIDHFEKVSDKDGAVMARRLAREEGLLLGYSAGSAMAGLLQMKDQLTPEDVVVVVIHDHGSRYVGKIYNDDWMRERGFLDTELRVMDLIKGRKAEDFIAVQKDHTVRQAFQIMKDKDISQLPVMEGEEIIGGLTESTVLSFLLDNPLNNGEKAITEIMDDPFPIVQCETPLSQLRPYLNKRIPAVVTKTQAGTWQIVTQYDILQAV, from the coding sequence ATGCAATACCAAGAAAACATTCTACACACCATCGGCAACACTCCTTTGGTGAAGATCAACAAAGTAACCGTCGACGTTCCAGCGCTCGTGCTCATGAAAGTGGAGACTTTTAATCCAGGCCACTCTATCAAAGACCGTATGGCACTGAAGATGCTGGAGGATGCTGAGGCTGCGGGCAAAATCAAGCCCGGTGGAACCATCATTGAGTGTACCTCAGGTAATACGGGTATGGGATTAGCGATGGCCGGATGTGTCAAAGGCTACCGCTCAATTTTCACTACCAGTGATAAGCAATCCAAAGAAAAAATTGACCTCCTTAAGGCCCTGGGTGCCGAAGTCATTGTTTGCCCCACCAATGTTACGCCCGAAGACCCCCGCTCCTACTACTCCGTAGCCGAACGCCTAAGTAAGGAAATCCCCAATAGTTACTGGTTCAACCAATACGACAACCTCTCTAATCGTCTCGCTCATTACGAAAGTACGGGCCCGGAAATCTGGAAACAGACCGAAGGGAAAATCACCCACATGATTGTAGGTGTAGGTACGGGTGGCACCATCTCGGGTACTGGTCGCTACCTCAAAGAACAAAACCCCGACATCAAAGTATGGGGCATCGACACCTATGGTTCGGTCTTCAAAAAATACCACGAAACAGGAGAGTTCGATGAAAAAGAAATTTATCCCTACATCACGGAAGGCATTGGTGAAGATATTCTTCCTAAAAATGTCGATTTCAGCATCATCGACCACTTCGAGAAGGTAAGCGATAAAGATGGGGCGGTAATGGCACGACGTTTGGCTAGAGAAGAAGGTTTATTATTAGGCTACTCGGCAGGATCAGCCATGGCTGGTTTGCTACAAATGAAAGACCAACTCACGCCTGAAGATGTGGTAGTTGTCGTTATTCACGACCACGGTAGCCGTTATGTTGGCAAAATATACAATGACGACTGGATGCGGGAACGTGGCTTCCTGGATACCGAATTACGGGTAATGGATTTGATTAAAGGCCGCAAAGCCGAAGACTTCATTGCCGTACAGAAAGACCATACTGTACGTCAGGCTTTCCAAATCATGAAGGATAAAGATATTTCTCAACTACCTGTAATGGAAGGAGAAGAAATCATTGGTGGACTCACAGAAAGCACCGTCCTTTCCTTCTTGCTCGACAACCCGCTGAACAACGGAGAGAAAGCCATCACCGAAATTATGGATGATCCTTTCCCTATCGTACAATGTGAAACACCATTGAGCCAGCTGCGCCCTTACCTCAATAAGCGTATTCCTGCTGTAGTCACCAAGACCCAGGCCGGAACTTGGCAAATTGTGACGCAGTACGATATTTTACAGGCGGTTTAA
- the leuS gene encoding leucine--tRNA ligase produces the protein MDYQARDIEQKWRQRWEDQGTYHVTNDSDRPKYYVLDMFPYPSGAGLHVGHPLGYIASDIYARYKRLQGFNVLHPMGYDSFGLPAEQYAIQTGIHPSVATSENIDRYRQQLENLGFSFDWSREVRTSSPEYYRWTQWIFQQLFKHYFDQTEGCAKPIEELVVRLASAGNAKINAACEENTPIITAADWNAMNEREQQLFLLNYRLTFPEESYVNWCPAMGTVLSNDEVKDGVSERGGYPVERKLMAQWSMRITAYADRLLDGLEDIDWPYSLKEQQRNWIGRSVGASVKFSLAEDAATKIEVFTTRVDTIYGATFMVLAPEHDLVDQITTDAERAKVDEYRTWAASRSEVERMAEVKKVTGAFTGAYCINPFNEQPIPIYIADYVLAGYGTGAVMAVPSGDQRDWNFATHFDLPIIPILDAQQNLETEADATKEGKYINSGMINGLGYEEATQKLIAWLEEKGLGKGKVQYRLRNAVFSRQRYWGEPVPAYWKDDVPYLVAEEDLPLVLPDVDKYLPTETGEPPLGRAENWKYQGKYDYELSTMPGWAGSSWYWYRYMDPHNDSAFVGKEAVDYWQGVDLYVGGSEHAVGHLLYSRFWNHFLFDLGLVPQKEYATKLINQGMIQGVIEYIYLVKADEGDNSRVFVSADKLGEYPDAEFAQIPVHVDFVSEYGREESYLNKEGIKQFVEWRPDYAHATFVTNEAGQLVTKSEVGKMSKRYFNVVNPDDVVAKYGADCFRMFEMFLGPVEQAKPWNTNSISGTSRFLNNFWRLFYQDEQWVVSEEQPTKEELKSLHTAIKKVTEDVERFSFNTCVSAFMVATNELGKAKCHKRAILEPLLVLMAPFAVHMCEELWEKLGHTTSVHHAAWPALEEKWLVEENITYPIAINGKTRATVDFPADATKADLEAAAPNLEDIQKYLEGKTIRKIIVVPGRMINIVVG, from the coding sequence ATGGATTATCAAGCTCGTGACATTGAGCAGAAATGGCGGCAGCGCTGGGAAGACCAGGGCACTTATCACGTTACCAACGACAGTGACCGACCAAAGTATTATGTTTTAGATATGTTTCCTTATCCTTCAGGAGCAGGACTGCACGTGGGGCACCCACTCGGATACATCGCCTCGGATATCTATGCACGCTACAAGCGGCTGCAGGGGTTCAATGTGCTGCACCCAATGGGCTATGATTCTTTTGGTTTACCTGCGGAGCAGTATGCTATCCAAACGGGCATTCACCCATCTGTTGCGACTTCGGAAAACATAGACCGCTACCGTCAGCAGTTGGAAAACCTGGGTTTTTCTTTTGATTGGAGCCGTGAGGTACGTACCAGCAGTCCGGAATATTATCGCTGGACGCAATGGATTTTCCAGCAGTTATTCAAACATTATTTTGATCAGACGGAAGGGTGTGCCAAACCGATTGAAGAGCTGGTCGTCCGTTTGGCTTCGGCAGGTAATGCCAAGATCAATGCGGCTTGCGAAGAAAATACACCCATCATTACTGCTGCGGATTGGAACGCCATGAATGAGCGGGAGCAGCAGCTGTTCTTGTTGAATTACCGCCTGACTTTCCCCGAAGAGAGCTACGTCAACTGGTGTCCTGCAATGGGTACGGTGTTGTCGAATGACGAAGTAAAAGACGGCGTCAGTGAACGCGGTGGCTATCCCGTAGAGCGGAAGCTGATGGCACAGTGGAGCATGCGCATTACTGCTTATGCAGATCGCCTATTGGATGGCTTGGAGGATATCGACTGGCCTTATAGTTTGAAGGAACAGCAACGCAACTGGATTGGACGATCGGTAGGAGCGAGTGTTAAGTTTTCGTTGGCCGAAGATGCTGCCACCAAGATCGAAGTGTTTACCACGCGGGTAGATACCATCTATGGAGCCACCTTTATGGTATTGGCACCCGAGCACGATTTAGTCGATCAAATCACGACCGACGCTGAACGCGCCAAGGTGGATGAATATCGCACTTGGGCGGCCTCTCGCTCAGAGGTAGAGCGTATGGCCGAAGTAAAGAAAGTGACGGGAGCTTTTACGGGGGCTTACTGTATCAATCCCTTCAATGAGCAACCCATTCCTATTTATATTGCTGATTATGTGTTGGCGGGTTATGGTACGGGTGCCGTAATGGCCGTACCCTCTGGTGATCAGCGTGACTGGAACTTTGCTACCCATTTCGATTTGCCAATCATCCCTATTCTGGATGCTCAGCAAAATCTGGAGACCGAAGCAGATGCCACCAAAGAAGGAAAGTACATCAACTCCGGCATGATCAATGGCCTGGGCTACGAAGAAGCCACACAAAAACTGATTGCCTGGCTGGAAGAAAAGGGCTTGGGCAAAGGAAAAGTACAATACCGTTTGCGCAATGCGGTATTTAGTCGCCAACGCTACTGGGGAGAGCCCGTTCCTGCTTACTGGAAGGATGATGTGCCTTACCTGGTGGCAGAAGAAGATTTGCCACTGGTATTGCCCGATGTTGATAAGTACTTGCCCACAGAAACGGGCGAACCCCCATTAGGGCGGGCGGAAAACTGGAAGTACCAGGGTAAATACGATTACGAATTGAGCACTATGCCCGGTTGGGCTGGGTCTTCGTGGTACTGGTATCGTTATATGGATCCTCATAACGACTCAGCTTTCGTAGGAAAAGAAGCAGTCGATTACTGGCAAGGTGTAGACCTTTACGTTGGTGGATCAGAGCACGCTGTAGGGCACTTGTTGTACAGCCGTTTTTGGAACCATTTCTTATTTGATTTGGGGCTCGTGCCACAAAAAGAGTACGCTACCAAATTGATCAACCAGGGAATGATCCAGGGCGTGATCGAATACATCTACCTGGTGAAGGCGGACGAAGGAGACAACAGCCGGGTATTCGTATCTGCGGATAAATTGGGCGAGTATCCCGATGCTGAGTTTGCTCAAATTCCGGTTCACGTTGATTTTGTTAGCGAATATGGCCGCGAAGAATCTTACTTAAATAAGGAAGGGATCAAGCAATTTGTCGAATGGCGCCCCGATTATGCGCACGCAACTTTTGTTACCAATGAAGCTGGTCAGCTGGTGACCAAGTCAGAGGTGGGCAAGATGTCGAAGCGTTATTTTAATGTCGTCAATCCTGATGATGTGGTGGCAAAATACGGTGCCGATTGTTTCCGGATGTTTGAGATGTTCCTCGGCCCGGTTGAGCAAGCTAAACCTTGGAATACCAATAGTATCAGCGGTACCAGCCGTTTCTTGAACAACTTCTGGCGCTTGTTTTATCAAGACGAGCAATGGGTGGTCAGCGAAGAACAACCGACCAAGGAGGAATTGAAAAGCCTGCACACCGCCATCAAAAAAGTGACGGAAGATGTAGAGCGTTTCTCCTTCAATACCTGTGTGAGTGCTTTTATGGTAGCGACCAACGAATTGGGCAAAGCCAAGTGTCACAAGCGCGCCATCTTGGAGCCACTGCTGGTGTTGATGGCCCCGTTTGCTGTGCACATGTGTGAAGAACTGTGGGAAAAGCTGGGACACACAACCAGTGTACACCACGCCGCGTGGCCAGCACTGGAAGAAAAGTGGTTGGTGGAGGAAAATATCACCTACCCAATCGCTATCAATGGCAAAACCCGTGCTACGGTTGATTTTCCTGCTGATGCGACCAAGGCTGACCTGGAAGCCGCTGCACCCAATTTGGAAGATATTCAGAAATACCTGGAAGGAAAGACCATACGTAAGATCATCGTCGTGCCTGGCCGCATGATCAATATTGTAGTAGGGTAG